From Cecembia calidifontis, one genomic window encodes:
- a CDS encoding AEC family transporter, protein MLQILSIPAFLLFGILLQNIQNLPSNLPKILNNYLIYIVLPALALKYLPIVDLQMELALPIASAWISFGLSWLLFGTLGKYLNWTNSLTGCLIITAGLANTSFVGIPIVRAIYGEEAVKIALLIDQGGSFILVSSFAVIVASIYSVGKKRKRDITKKILTFPPFIFFILAITMNLSNIKTPEFLALPLDWIALSLTPVALTSVGLQVKINWQAIRNPFLWAGLGYKLLFIPLVILLLFKYLFQLEGLLLQVSVIEAAMAPMITGSIIAISHDLEPKLASLLVGVGIPLSFLTIAAWYWILA, encoded by the coding sequence ATGCTACAAATCCTTTCGATTCCTGCTTTTCTTCTCTTCGGAATCCTTTTACAAAACATCCAAAATCTTCCTTCAAATCTCCCAAAGATTCTCAACAACTACCTGATATACATTGTCTTACCGGCTTTGGCATTAAAATATCTGCCAATTGTTGATTTACAGATGGAGCTGGCCTTGCCAATAGCTTCCGCCTGGATCAGCTTTGGGCTTTCCTGGCTGCTTTTCGGAACTTTAGGTAAATACCTTAACTGGACCAATTCTCTCACTGGTTGTCTTATCATTACTGCAGGACTGGCCAACACTTCTTTTGTGGGCATTCCTATTGTCCGCGCAATTTATGGGGAGGAAGCCGTAAAAATAGCCCTGCTCATTGATCAGGGAGGTTCATTTATTTTGGTAAGCAGCTTTGCGGTAATTGTGGCTTCTATTTACAGTGTAGGTAAAAAAAGAAAGAGGGATATCACTAAGAAAATCCTGACGTTCCCTCCTTTTATATTTTTTATTCTGGCGATAACAATGAACCTCAGCAATATCAAAACCCCTGAATTCTTAGCACTACCTTTAGATTGGATCGCCCTATCCTTGACCCCTGTTGCGTTGACATCTGTGGGTTTACAGGTCAAAATCAACTGGCAGGCTATCCGGAACCCCTTCCTCTGGGCAGGTCTTGGATACAAGCTGCTTTTTATCCCTTTGGTGATATTATTGCTTTTTAAATACCTTTTCCAATTGGAGGGGCTACTGCTTCAGGTATCAGTGATAGAAGCGGCAATGGCGCCGATGATTACAGGTTCTATTATTGCGATAAGCCATGATCTTGAACCAAAATTAGCTTCCCTTTTGGTGGGAGTGGGCATACCCCTCTCCTTCCTTACCATAGCAGCCTGGTATTGGATTTTGGCCTAA
- a CDS encoding AsmA-like C-terminal region-containing protein: MKKVILISLGIFVFLLLALVSLPFIFKDKIAERIDREISNSINAQVYFDINKISLSIFKRFPHISATVEELGIIGNPPFQNDTLIHMDKLQVDFNLKSVIFDDYPTLTGVHLDGGSVYIKVLEDGTANYDITYPAEEEAAESNFKMAIDIIRVNDVDLIYDDRQLKYFMALAKVKAEGQGEFTLSQYELPVKAEAFIADITYEGVNYLRNKSFKGETLMNIDMDQMKFGFGEGDFALNDFFFDFGGYIALPEEGVEFDINFGGKDNSFRSILSLVPGMYTESFGSLRTSGTMDFQGYFKGLYSDNTFPSFDIGLNINDGFFQYPDLPRPVSDVNMDVRIKNETANLDNTSVQIPVFNLNFGSNPISGRFILENLVNYDMEGALKGKLNLEELTSIFPIEGMTLKGLLDINATAKGRYDSVAKVIPAIDAQMLLSNGFVRTSEYPSPIEKLNIRATVQNKSGRMNDFLLDLSQFGFELEDEAISGRLKVTDFSLLNWDGAVKGAVDLGKMLAIFPMENIIMEGLVRADLLTKGSYKDVEEGRYNRLDTRGSMEVSKFYFTSSDLPQGVRIHEAKADFSPERINLTKFDSRVGQSPVQATGFLSNYLNFVLKENEVLKGQLSLNSSRFDVNEWMSESSDSEELTVLELPKNIDFSMSVAANEVIYDNMNLKEVKGTLNLKDGVLTFRDAGMRALGGQISLNGTYDPRDLTAPKFDLGVNLANLSIAQAFETLNTVKAFAPVAQHLTGNFNSNLSFSGILGQDMMPILSSLNAKGLLRVAEAAYQNSQLLQGITSLTKLNDTNTIQFRNVSIPIEIKNGIMEVKPFDVRLWDYQANIQGSTGFDGTINYLINMQVPAGRFGAQANALLASISGTEANASTLIPVAISLGGNYNNPRISLAGGNSIENLLATALQSRVRSEKENIEQQVTQQFKAAEDSIKKELHLTSTLGHPKSKTEHFCEFLLTFVQK, from the coding sequence TCAATAAAATCAGCCTGAGTATTTTCAAGCGCTTTCCCCATATTTCTGCGACTGTAGAGGAATTGGGTATCATTGGCAACCCACCCTTTCAAAATGACACCTTGATCCATATGGACAAGTTGCAGGTGGATTTCAACCTGAAGTCGGTTATTTTTGATGATTATCCTACCCTTACCGGAGTGCATTTGGACGGAGGCAGTGTTTATATCAAAGTTTTGGAAGACGGAACTGCAAATTATGATATTACCTATCCTGCTGAAGAAGAGGCCGCTGAGAGCAATTTCAAAATGGCCATAGATATCATCAGGGTAAATGATGTGGACCTGATCTATGATGACCGCCAATTGAAATATTTCATGGCCTTAGCAAAGGTCAAAGCCGAAGGTCAGGGAGAATTTACCCTTTCACAATATGAATTGCCCGTAAAAGCGGAGGCCTTTATAGCCGACATCACTTATGAAGGCGTGAATTATCTGAGAAATAAGAGTTTTAAGGGTGAAACCCTGATGAACATTGATATGGATCAGATGAAGTTCGGTTTTGGAGAAGGAGACTTTGCCCTGAATGATTTTTTCTTTGATTTTGGGGGTTATATAGCCCTACCTGAAGAAGGGGTTGAATTTGATATAAATTTTGGAGGGAAGGACAATAGCTTCAGGAGTATCCTTTCTCTTGTTCCGGGGATGTATACCGAAAGCTTTGGCAGTCTAAGGACTTCCGGGACAATGGACTTTCAGGGCTATTTTAAAGGGCTTTATTCAGACAATACCTTTCCTTCTTTTGATATAGGATTAAACATAAACGATGGATTTTTCCAATATCCTGATCTTCCCCGTCCGGTCAGCGATGTCAATATGGATGTCAGGATTAAAAATGAAACAGCAAACCTGGACAATACCAGTGTTCAGATTCCCGTTTTTAACCTCAACTTTGGAAGCAACCCGATTTCAGGACGCTTTATACTGGAGAATTTGGTGAACTACGATATGGAAGGTGCTCTTAAGGGAAAGCTGAATCTGGAAGAACTTACTTCTATTTTCCCGATTGAGGGAATGACCTTGAAGGGCTTGTTGGACATCAATGCTACTGCTAAAGGAAGGTATGATTCTGTTGCCAAAGTAATTCCTGCCATTGATGCCCAGATGCTTTTGAGCAATGGATTTGTCAGGACAAGTGAATATCCTTCGCCAATAGAAAAACTGAATATAAGGGCCACTGTCCAGAATAAATCAGGCAGGATGAATGACTTTTTGCTTGACCTCAGTCAATTTGGTTTCGAGCTTGAAGATGAAGCCATTTCCGGAAGGTTAAAGGTTACAGATTTTTCCCTATTGAATTGGGACGGTGCTGTAAAAGGTGCTGTAGATCTGGGCAAGATGTTGGCGATCTTTCCTATGGAAAACATCATCATGGAAGGTTTGGTCCGTGCCGACTTATTGACCAAAGGTTCTTACAAAGATGTAGAAGAAGGCAGGTATAATAGGTTGGACACAAGAGGAAGTATGGAAGTCAGTAAGTTTTACTTTACCTCTTCGGACTTGCCGCAGGGTGTAAGGATCCATGAAGCCAAAGCTGATTTTTCACCTGAGCGTATCAATTTGACCAAATTTGACTCCAGGGTTGGTCAAAGTCCGGTTCAGGCTACCGGGTTCCTTTCCAATTACCTGAATTTTGTTTTGAAGGAAAATGAAGTGCTTAAAGGGCAGCTTTCTCTTAATTCTTCCAGGTTTGATGTCAATGAATGGATGAGTGAAAGTAGTGACAGCGAAGAACTCACGGTTTTGGAACTTCCAAAAAATATAGATTTCAGCATGTCCGTAGCTGCTAATGAGGTGATCTACGACAATATGAACCTGAAAGAAGTCAAAGGTACCTTGAATCTCAAGGATGGAGTACTGACCTTCCGTGATGCAGGGATGAGGGCACTTGGTGGTCAGATAAGCCTTAATGGCACCTATGATCCAAGGGATTTAACGGCCCCAAAATTTGACTTGGGGGTTAACCTTGCCAATCTCAGCATTGCACAGGCTTTTGAAACATTGAATACGGTGAAAGCATTTGCTCCGGTAGCCCAACACCTTACTGGGAATTTCAACAGTAACCTGAGTTTTTCTGGAATTTTGGGCCAGGACATGATGCCTATTCTTTCCTCTTTGAACGCCAAAGGTCTGTTGAGGGTAGCGGAGGCAGCCTATCAGAACAGCCAGTTGCTTCAGGGCATTACTAGCCTGACCAAATTGAATGATACCAATACCATTCAGTTCAGAAATGTATCCATACCTATTGAAATCAAAAACGGTATCATGGAGGTGAAGCCCTTTGATGTAAGGTTATGGGATTATCAGGCCAATATTCAGGGAAGTACCGGTTTTGATGGTACCATCAATTACCTGATCAACATGCAGGTTCCGGCCGGAAGATTCGGTGCCCAGGCCAATGCACTCCTTGCCAGCATTTCAGGAACAGAGGCAAATGCTTCTACTTTGATTCCTGTTGCCATCAGTTTGGGAGGGAATTATAATAATCCCAGGATTTCACTTGCCGGGGGCAATAGTATAGAAAATCTTTTGGCGACCGCCTTACAATCCAGGGTGAGAAGTGAAAAAGAAAACATAGAGCAACAAGTGACCCAACAGTTCAAGGCCGCAGAGGACAGTATCAAAAAGGAACTTCACCTGACTTCGACACTGGGACACCCAAAATCAAAAACCGAACATTTTTGCGAGTTTTTGTTGACTTTCGTTCAAAAATAG